CCCAAAAACCTCCATATCCATCCTACAGACACCCAAACAATCCCACAATCATCCAAATCATCCCACAGCCACCCAAAACCATCCACAACCTCCCCAACTCATCCCACGGCCACATAAAAACATCTCTCAGCCATCCAAAACCACTCCACATCCTCCCAAAGCCTCCTTCAGCCATCCAAAACCATAACAGAGCCTCCTGAACCAtgccacagccccccaaaacctgtgctcagagctggtgaTGCCCGGAGCTGCCCCAGTTCAGCTCCTGTGGGGTGCCAGTATGAACCAGCAAGCACTGGTGCTGGGCCCTGAGGGcctgaggctgctcagagcaccCCCAAGGGTTCCCCAAAAACATCTGATAGTACCCAAAAAAGTCTTTCCTCCATAATGGAAACCACCTTTCACTGCAGGGAATGGTGCTGGGAGCACCCAGGAggctcagggagcaggaggggccACCCAGGAGGACCAGAGAACATCCAGGGAGAAACAGGGGTCACTGAGGAGCTCCAGAGTGTAAGAGCATCAGGGGGTTGCATGGTCAGGATGGATGGAGACaagagatctctgaagccaggttgtggaatttggggtttattgcaaagggcctgggtgcagggccctgctgggagctgccaggcacagctcagagcaggactgagagaagagaggatgagagggtaagagagtaaaagcatAAGAGtgtaaaaggggtaagagagtaaaaggcaAGAGCTAAGAGGCAAGAGCTAGGAGAGCGAAGTTCCCAttccaatacaataaatcttctgtgttgaaaattataattctcactaaccaatctagtacaatatacaaatcctatagcatttccatacagcctgtAAGAATCACTgcattaccatactgtgttacattttaaaccctaaaaactcctctctgggccccttctgccaagctgtggggtctgctctgagccttggactgtctgcaagcagagggtgttgttccatcaaaaggggatcaccttcagccagccacaccattgttttcctgttgttcagtaactgagggatctcaaagcttgctttcatttcactCTTGCTTacagtttccatattctcaaaatcttttgccagacaatcatattgataaggctttcctgtttcatcttccccaacacagagagcaggagaaaCCAGCAGGGAGGGCCAGGGATCAGAAGGAGCAGCCAAGGAGGGCTCAGACCCCAGGTGTTTCAGGCGCCGTGGGCTCAGCCAGGTGCATCCCACGCCCTGCTCCACCCACCAAGGTTCAGCAGAAGAGGTGAAATGCACCAGTTCAGCCAGGTGAGAGCACTGAGcctccagcctgacctgcaggtgaccccaaagagcagctcccagtgatgaggaggagcagggacaccagcagaGGGGTCACCATGGCTGGGGACCCACCAGTGTCCAGATCCCAGGAGTGAGAGCCCCATGCTCAACCCCAAAGAGTTTCACCTGCAAATCCCATTTTCTCacccatctcccagcccagcaacGGGCTCAAACTGGTTTCTGCTCCAACCCCCAGTGATGAAACCACTTCCAACTCTCCAGGCTCATGTCCAAGTTTCCCATGGGCAAAGCCTGTCCTTGGCCCCCTGTCCAGTGTCCAGGATCATGGACATTGAGAGCTTAGGGAAggtgcctggggacagaagagtgctggcagctgggaacAAGAGGGACCTCACCCAGTTTGTCACCAGCAATGTGAGAGGAGTCATAAATCCATCAGAAATGGGGATCCACCACAGAGATCAGCCTGAGCTGGGTTTTGGAGAGGGCCCAAGTTTTGGCTTCTCACAGCTCAACCCATCAGGTCCCACTCTTGGCACCAGCTCAGcttcccatcccaccccactgcTCCTCCCTAGCACCAAGCCTGTGGGACATCAACTCTGAGATGtttcctgccaaaacccagGCACAAAGGGGAGAGGAAATAATCCCCAGCCCTTCAGAGAAAGGGCTTCACCGAAAATACCCGGTGAGAACACAGAGTTTCGCTCTGCAGTGGCCCCTCCCTTGGCTCTTCAATACctgcaaagcaaaacagaaaaaaaacagcccaaaaaatGCTGAGACCAAACCCAGGCACTCAGCGTCACAGGGGAGTTTCCAGGTGGAACCAGTGACCCAGGGAGGTTTTTCTTTGCCAGATTTGCCTTGGCCACTGTGGCACCTCCAGCTGTgccggggaggaggaggaggccacAAATTCCTTCAAGAGGAAAATGGGGGTGAAAAGTGCTGATTTTCAGGGCCCCAGGCTCGGATCCACAGCTGGGGGACAGATGGGGATGTCCTccagtccctgccctgggttagagcctgggctgggctctgtgggcagcaaAGGCCTCTCAGAGCAGCCAAGGGGAAGCCAAAGCCCTCATTCTTCCCTGTTAGCCATAAATCCCCTCAAAATGAAGCATCCCCTGGGTGACCCCACTTCAGCAATCTGGGTTAAATTtaagagcaggtttaaacatGAACTTGGGCAGGGACGTGGAACTggatttaaggtcctttccaacccaaatcatctATGCTTCCATGACAAACTCATCGTGTTCCCAGCTTGATTTTAGGCAGTCCCAGCAGGACCATGTCCCACCATCCCcatgggagcagccctgcctcctcctgcctctccccacTCCTGGAGATCAGCTCACCCTCATGAGAGCtcctggggaaaaatgggaaaagggcTGGATGGGGACTGGATGAGAGTTGATGGATGTGGTATCTGGACACATTCCAGGAGTTTTCCCTCATCAGCTTTTTGTTCCTGCTCCATCAGAACACGATGCTCTGGTAGCCTCAAAGCTGCTTCTCCAGGGATGCTCCCAGACCCAGAGTTTGAACCCAAACCGTCCCAATTCGGCTGTGATGTCACCGTGATGTCACCGTGATGTCATCAGGACGTCCAAGCAGCCCCCTTGGGGCCTCTCCTCCTCAAAAAGAAGAATCGCCGGTCCTTGGAGGGGCAGGACGGGAGTTCTGGGAGCCTcgaagggaggaggaggggacgaggatggtgaagggcaggggaggaaggatgggcagggaagaatgggcaggggaaggacagacagacaaacGCTGCCACCTGGTGTCCATAAAAACCTCTCAAAGTCCTGAGCCGGGATGGATTCAGCTCTGCAGGATCCCAGATCTCAGGGTCCTGCCTGGTGGGCTCCTCCAGCCCGGGagagccaccagcagctccatgcagctgggaaagggagcGTGACTGAGTTTGCTCGGCATGGGGAAGCACCACGTCCCAAAGGGCTGcagaaaatccccaaagggctgtggggagagggCCCCATGGGACATTTCCTGAGTTCACTCCAGCACTGGGATCCACGGGGAGAAAACCACACGAGGAGCATGGGCTGAGCTGAATCAGCCCTCCCCGAGCTGCCACCTCCACAGACAGCACCGCGGCCTCCCGGGCCGGGGGACATTGCAAACGGCGACACCGTGAGCTAATTCGGTGGCGTTAATAACAAACATCCCACCCGAATGACGGGCAGCAGAGGTGGCCCTGTCCTCCCGAGATCCCGCTAATTAATGTCCCCCTTCCTCCCTCGGGGGATGTCAGGCTCCCTCCAAAGGCCGCGAGCGGCCCTCATTAAAGGCTCATCAGGATGAGCGTCCCCCAAACACCGACCTTATTTTGACAGTGGCAGTAATTACAGAACTCTCCGTGCTGGAATGACAATAATTACCCAGGCACGAGCAGAAAGGTCCCTGTGGGGGGAGAGCACAGAAAGCtctggagaaagaggaaaaaaaagagaaatcgGCACCTGCATCCCCATCTCTCCTGGTGGGAGAGACAAGGCCCAGCTCCCCAGGACTGGCTCTTGTCTCCCGCTGCCTGGGGGAAAAGGCACATTCAGACCCCCAAACACCAAACCCTGGACATTCTTCCTTGGCTGGAAACGCCCCAGAGATCCCGAACCCGCCCTGGAAGCCCCTCCTGCCATCCACACTGGGAATGCAGAGCCCCAGGTGGGGAGAAGCTCTTGATGGAGCTGAGGGCTCAGTTCTGGGcccacctgggagcccccaccCTCCTCCAGGCCCAGACCCAGCTCTTTAGGGTTGGCCTGagttttcctcttctcctttttccttcactgGATTCaaggatttgaaacaaacaagCCCAGTTCCTATGGGACACCCTGGAAAACTGAACCAATGAGTTCCAGGTGTTCCCAGATCTCCTGGGCTAAGCCTGGATGTCTCACGGAGATCCAGAACTGCAGCCCCTCATGGGGCCTCctttcacccccaaatcccgTAAGTCACAGGGAACATCCCATAAATCACAGGGAACATCCTGTAAATCACAGGGAACATCCCCAGTTCCCGGTCTGGACTGGGGCAGCCACACCAGGCTGGGATCACAACTGGGATATGCCTGGccgaggagctgcagcaggaatttcaCATAGCAGGAAGTGTTTGGAGACACAAATCATTGGTTTGTGCCTTtgctcttttcccctctttgttccttttctccAGTGAAGGTGCTGGAAAGGGGAGCCCATGGGCAGAGGAATCTGTGCAGGACACACTGTGCCAGCAAGGGGTCACCTCACCTGAGAGGAGGAAACCCACAGGTCACTGCTTTGGTCCAAaaagtggggagaaaaaaaagaaaatataagaaaaacagcaacagcaatttaaaaaaaacttcctTGAAGGCGTCAGTTGGAAAATCCGCCAGTAAGAACATTGTCTGCAGCAGCCCCACTCCAGAAAAGCTGTAATGATTCACAGTGACCCATCTGAGGAAAAGCAGGATACCTGTGACCCACCTGTCAGCTCTGGGCATCCTCCAGACGAGTTTAAAAGCACCAGGGAGGGAGAAGAGTTCAGCCAGAACTGGCTCGAAGGAGGAAAATCAGATCTGGTGTGGAAGGAGCAGCTCAATCCCCAAGGTAGGTgcctctccctcccttccttctcccAGTCTCCAAAGGATTCTAACCAGGTGAAAAGAGCATTTGGTGATGGGCAGCAGAAGTCTGGTTTTTCCAAATAAAGGGTGGGAGGTGGCATTTTATTCCTGCAGAATTTCTGAGGTGCCCAGCAAAAATAAGGAATGTAAAATACGAATAAACCTGCCCATCTGGAAGGCGCTTTTCCGAGCAGTGGGAAAGTTCTCCAGCGCTGTGGTGATAATTCCAGGATAGAAATGTCACCCCCAGACAGAAAAGGGAGGTTTGGGATAAAGCTTATTGCAATTTTATCTTTGGGAGCTGTTCTGTGTGCCATGTGCCCATGGGGAGGGTGAGGGTGGGTTTGTCACCCCAATCCTGCCCACACTccgggcagggctgtcccacagggatcagggctgtgctgccagggcttcctgcagggtttggggtgagaaTTGCAGCCAGGAGATTCCTTGCACGGTCTCTGCCTCCCCAGGAGCACAGATGGTGCGGTGGCTGTACCTGTCCGGGCTGGTGCTCGCCGTGCTCATCCCGGCCGGAGGGCAGGTGGCTCCCAaggacctggaggagctgtcGCGGtatggggctgtgggagcagcttaTCCCTCTCcactcctgtcccagctgtccctaCTCCAGATTATTTTGTACGGATCCCATTTATGTATCCATCTTGTATGTTCCCATTTATTTTGTATGGATCCCATTTATGTATCCGTTTTGTATGCTCCCGTTTACTTTGTATGGATCCCGTTTATGTATCCATCTTGTATGTTCCCGTTTATTTTGTATGGATCCAAACAaattccctcccagctcccagagctcttGGGCTGAGCCTGGATGTCTCACGGGGATCCAGAACTGCAGCCCCTCATGGGGCCATCatttcacccccaaatccatAAATCACAGGGAACATCCCCAAAATTACAGGGAACATCCTGTAAATCACAGGGAACATCCCCAGTTTCAGGTCTGGACTGGGGGAGCCACACCAGGCTGGGATCACAAGTGGGATCTgcctggctgaggagctgcagcaggaatttcaCAGGGCAATTCCTGGCAGGGACATTCCCTGTAGGGAATCCCAGGATTTCCTGCCTGGATCAGAGCAGAGACACCCAGAGCAGAGACACCCTGCCCCaggccagccaggctgggctgagcccatCTGGGCTGGTGCTTCCATGGCACCTGTCCTGTGGGAAGCCTCTGTGGTgaaacccaaaatcaccctgGGGCTTCAGGGGATGGTGCaaaccccagagcagccccacagctcccatgGTGCATGTCCTGTGGGAACCCTCTGTGGTGAATCCCAGAgtcaccctggagctgctggggatggtGCAAACCTTCAAGAGCCCCACGTTCCTGCTCTGATGGGGGAAGCAGGGACCAGGGTGGAGGTTGGGATCCACCAGCAGGAAAGAGGGGAATGATCTGGGATAGGACACTGGATCTGTTTATTGGATGCCAGGGAATCCAGGCCAGGCTTGGCAAACCTCcagaaactgaaacaaaaattgTGCGTTTGATTTGTAGGAATCATATTAAATATTCCAGATTTATTCTTCTGCCCTATTCCATCCTTTCTGGGGGATGATCCTCACAGGGACAAGGTTTGGAGGGCACAGCCTTGCCCTGGGCAAACCCTGAGGGACAAACTGCTGGGGTTGTCATTCAACCcgattttcctcccttttcctcccttctcccctctgcCCTCTTCCGTCTTTTTGGGGATGATCCTTATAGGGACAGGGTTTggagggcacagctgtgccctgggcatcCCCTGAGGGAGAATCCTTCTGGGGTGGTCATTAAACACcattttcctcccttctcccctctgcCCTCTTCCGTCTTTTTGGGGATGATCCTTATAGGGACAGGGTTtggagggcacagccctgccctgggcatccCCTGAGGGACAATCCTGCTGGGGTGTCCATTAAACCCCATTTTcatcccttcccctcccacccTGAGCAGATGGAAGCTGTTGGGAGCCCAGAACTCCCAGAGCTTCCTGTCCCTCATCAAGCGACACTCGGAGGGGACCTTCACCAGCGACTTCACGCGGTACCTGGACAGGATGAAGGCCAAGGACTTCGTGCATTGGCTCATCAACACAAagaggtgctgggagcaggcagaggggtGGGATTGTGCTGGGAAACAACCACCCACCACCCAGTCCTGATCCTcatggagagctgcagagggagctggagcacTGTCAGGATGCAGagaatggctcccactgccagaggtctgggatgggtgggatattggaaggaattcctccctgtgagggtgaggaaggctgggatggatttcccagagcagctgtggctgcccctggatccctggaagtgtccagggccaggttggagcaccctgggatagtggaaggtgtcctcCCATGGCAGTGGGTGGGGTGgggatgagctttgaggtcccttccaacccaaaccattccatgattccatggatCTGGTGCCAAGGCAGGCTTGGactcccttttcctgctgcccagcagctcctgggaatcCTCTGGTTTCTTGTAATAAGGTCAGGAAAACGaaggcatttttggggggattgggaTGGAAAGGGGCTGTTTCATCCTCACATTTTCCTCCTCATTCCAGCCTTACCCTCCTGGGACCATTTCTGTTCCAGCCATTCCCAAggggcagctcctccctgagaGAGGGAACCCTcccctccatttcccagctcctgatTTTAGCAGAGTTTCCACCCCCTGAAGctctttggggtttgtttttaagGTACAATTAACAGCAaatccaggcagcagctctccagccacATCCACGTGGGAAGGTTGGGCCTCTCCTCATCCGCCGGGATCAGGAGCTCCCTGGAAGGATTCACCcatcacctgcagctcctggaccCAGCCCATGGCCCGTGGGAGCTCCACAGAAGGATTCACCCATCACCTACAGCTCCTGAATCCAGCCCATGGTCCCTGGGAGCTCCATGGAAggattcccagctcctggaccCAGCCCATCATTCCTGGAAGCTGCAGAGAAGGGTGAATCCTTCTCCTGCTCGCAGGTCCAGCCCATGGTCCTTAGGAGCTCCATGGAAGGATTCACCcatcacctgcagctcctggatccAGCCCGTGGCCCCTGGGAGCTCCACGGAAGGGTTCACCCATCACCCATAGATCCCAGACCCAGCCTGTGCTCCCTGGGAGCTCCAGGTGATGGGTGAATCCTTCCCCTGCCACTCCCAGGTCCAGTCCATGGTCACTGGGAGCTCCACAGAAGAATTCCCAGCCCCCAAACCCTGTCCATGGTCCCAGAGCTTCACAGAAGGATTCACCCAtcacccacagctcccagaCGCAGCCTGTGGTCCCTGGGAGCTCCACAGGATTCACCcatcacctgcagctcctggatccAGCCCATGGTCCCTAGGAGATCCACAGAAGGATTCCCCCATCACCCATAGATCCCAGACCCAGCCCATCgttcctgggagctgcaggtgatgGGTGAAtccttcccctgcagctcctggaccCAGCCCATGGTCCCTGGGAGCTCCACGGAAGGATTCATCCATtacctgcagctcccagaccCAGCCCATGGTTCCTGGGAGCTCCACGGAAGGATTCACAGCTTCTGAACACAGCCCATGGTTCCTGGGAGCTCCAGGGGAAGGattcccagctcccagacaCACCCCAAGGTCCCTGTGAGCTCCTCCTGAACTTTGTCCCCATGGATCAGCTGTTCCTCCAGCCTGGATTTCCCTCTGGCTTCTTCTCCCCGTGGTTTTCCCTCAATGCCAATAAAACCTTTGCTCACTCCTGCAGTTCCTGGCATCTCTATGCGTCTCACTGGGATCCCACACAGTCCCCAGGGATTCTGAGCCTCTCACTCCCATCTCAGTGCCTCATTTTCCCTCAATTCCTCAAGTTTTGGGTTTTCTCCAGCCTTTTCAAGTGTCCCACTGGGATCCCACACAGTCCCAGGGGATTCTGAGCCTCTCACTCCCATCTTGGTGCCTCATTTTCCCTCAACTCCTCGAGTTTGGGATAAAAGAGATAACCAGGGTGTGCCCACCTGACCCCACAGACCAGGGCCAAAAATTGGAGAGAAACTTAGGAAAAACCCTCCAGTAATTCCCTTTGTGGTGTTAAATTATTGCAATTTAACCTGGATCCAAAGAACCTCTTTGGAGTTAATTTAGTTCTAATTAATTACAGGGCAAGTGGGCCCAAAAAAAGCCTAGAAATGCAGCAGAGGCAACAGCTCTGGATGGGGAAAATCACCTCTCCAGGGCATTCCTGGAGTCCCAACACAACCAGGGTTGGCACAGGGGACACGTGTGACACAGCTACTCCCActgagaaataaattaaataaagttttaaatatataatttaaaaaacagaataatttttaaaatagaatcattttaagataaaataattcagaaaaaaagtataataattagaaaatacttttaaaacagagtagtttaaaaatgaaataatttggaaaaaaatgcaaaaaatttttttaaatgacatagttttgatattaaaaatatattaattttagaataataaaactctaaaaattaaataaattaaattaaaataaaataaaatttaaaataaaaaaatttaaatcatttttttaattaaaaatcccCCCTTGGTTTTATTTCCAGCCTACAGTGTTCCCAAACTCCCTTGggataaaataaatagaattatttCCGCCTCTCAGAAATAGCAAACAACTCCAGAAACTTCACAGAGAGCacaaaaacaacacaaagaAAGTGTCAGCACCTTGTTTATTCCCTGTTTGATTTATTCCCTGGTTACAGCCTTTGTCATCTCCATTCCTATGGATTTCCTTTTGGGAATTATCTGGAAGGGCCCAGGGGGAAGTGGGAGGGGATTGATGTCAGATTTCCCTTTCTGGGTCATTCCAAAGATATTTTGGGTTTATCCCTAAAGCAGCTCCAGGAACCATTTCTGGAAGGTTTTCCCTCTGTGTTGTTTTCCCCTGCACAAGGAAATATCAAATCCTCCAAAATACTGATActgatccttccttccttccttccttccttccttccttccttccttccttccttccttccttccttccgccacttccttccgccacttccttctgccacttccttccgccacttccttccgccacttccttccttccttccgccacttccttccttccgccacttccttccgccacttccttctgccacttccgccacttccgccacttccgccacttccttccgccacttccgccacttccaccacttccttccttccgccacttccttccttccgccccttccttccttccttccgccacttccttcctccacttccttccgccacttccttccgccacttccttccttccgccacttccttccttccttccgccacttccttccttccgccacttccttccttccgccacttccttccgccacttccttccttccttccttccttccgccacttccttccgccacttacttccttccttccttccttccttccttccttccttccttccgccacttccttccttccgccacttccttccttccgccacttccttccttccgccacttccttccttccgccacttccttccttccgccacttccttccttctgccacttccttccgccacttccttccgccacttccttccgccccttccttccctccgccacttccttccgccacttccttccttccgccacttccttccttccgccacttccttccgccacttccttccgccacttccttccgccccttccttccctccgccacttccttccgccacttccttccttccgccacttccttccgccacttctgccacttccgccacttccttccgccacttccttccgccacttccttccttccgccacttccttccttccgccacttccttccaccacttcctccctccctcccttcctcccttcccctggAAGTTGAACCCAGCCCCATCTCTCTGCTTCCagagagaaatagaaaacagaaaaatcaaacttGTCTGAGCAGAGGATCCCACTAATCCCAACTGATCCCAGCTTTCCATTTCTCCAGAATTTACTTCATTTTTCAGCCCCCTCTCCTTCCTGAAGGCCcaaggcagcttttcctgctcGGCCACTGCCCACCCCAGTCTGGCAGCAGTGAAACTCCacttcccaaatccccatccaTCAAACCTGATGGAGttctgccctgcctggggaggtggcacCTCCATCCTCACAGAGCAATTCCCCACCTTCTTTTCCCCATTGTCCTTTTGGGGTGGTTCCATGCAGGAGAAGGCTCCCAGATGGGTGGGATGAGCAGTAGTGgtgcccctgtcccagctgtgtaTTCCAAGTGGCTGAAGCGTGTTCCAAACCTCCCAAGGGCTGTGGGAGCACCTTTTCCTCTGGAacctcctcccttcccagctccacgGACCCCAGACTCAGCCACACATCCCAGGGGCACCCCAGaggcccccaaacccccaaagtGTGGGGAGATCTTCAGGACCTTCACCAattcccagcctctccctgtgaaacagcaggaaaaaggaggaggaaaaggcacTTCCCACttccctgccagctccaaaGAGGCTTTGCAAGGATGGGGTGAAGGAAAAACCAAGAATCCAGGAGGTGACAGAAGGGGAGGAACAAGGGTGAAGATGCTGGGGGTGCAGAACTCCACATCTCACCTGGCTCCTCCCACCACCAGTGTCACtgccatattttctgaaaaatcccttcgccaggatttcttctcctgggaagatgagaagcctcagagaaaaatgtaaataataattatctgattgcttctcctgtgtttggctgctttggaatgtg
The Ammospiza caudacuta isolate bAmmCau1 chromosome 31, bAmmCau1.pri, whole genome shotgun sequence DNA segment above includes these coding regions:
- the LOC131569707 gene encoding pro-glucagon-like, encoding MVRWLYLSGLVLAVLIPAGGQVAPKDLEELSRWKLLGAQNSQSFLSLIKRHSEGTFTSDFTRYLDRMKAKDFVHWLINTKRSSPWSLGAPWKDSPITCSSWIQPVAPGSSTEGFTHHP